From a region of the Streptococcus ruminantium genome:
- a CDS encoding transposase, translated as MAKKGSKFTKYPPEFKIQVVEDYLSGKSGGMDSIVKKYGLRSNNQVLTWTRKYRENPQLLHQDLRGAKSTGRPKSTNLDEMTIEEQNAFLRMENDILKTLRTLLRK; from the coding sequence ATGGCCAAAAAAGGAAGTAAATTTACAAAGTATCCACCTGAATTCAAAATACAAGTAGTCGAGGACTATCTTAGTGGGAAAAGTGGTGGTATGGACTCAATTGTAAAAAAGTATGGCTTGAGATCAAACAATCAAGTCCTCACATGGACTAGAAAATATCGCGAAAATCCACAATTGCTCCACCAAGATTTAAGAGGTGCTAAATCAACTGGTCGCCCAAAATCAACCAATCTTGATGAAATGACAATAGAGGAACAGAATGCCTTTCTTCGTATGGAGAATGACATTTTAAAAACTTTAAGGACTCTCCTCAGAAAGTGA
- the liaF gene encoding cell wall-active antibiotics response protein LiaF: protein MRKVQFFLLIESMIFTMAAFDVVANEASRTLLLFSALLLLIWYFGGRRQHSVLLASSLSLIFLVFVLNPFFIIGIMLLVVYMLINFFSRYEKKNQYTHIVFSDYPLQVQKEKNRWFGNHDHSQDRFGFEDINIVHLFGNDVVDLDKTVLVGRDNIVVIRKTFGRTKIIVPIDVEVSLSATSIYGRVNFLGDSQWDLRNESIAVNTADYQEAHKRVKVVTNSILGDVEVIRV from the coding sequence ATGAGGAAGGTTCAATTTTTTCTACTAATAGAGAGCATGATTTTTACGATGGCAGCATTTGATGTGGTCGCCAATGAAGCCAGTCGGACCCTGCTACTTTTCTCAGCCTTATTACTGCTAATCTGGTATTTTGGGGGAAGGAGACAACATAGTGTTCTATTGGCTAGCTCTCTGTCCTTAATATTCTTGGTTTTTGTTTTGAACCCCTTCTTCATCATAGGGATTATGTTGCTGGTTGTCTATATGTTAATTAACTTTTTCTCGCGTTATGAAAAGAAAAACCAGTACACCCATATCGTGTTCAGCGATTATCCGTTACAAGTCCAAAAGGAAAAAAATAGATGGTTTGGGAATCACGATCATTCGCAGGACAGGTTTGGCTTTGAAGACATCAATATAGTTCACTTATTTGGAAATGATGTTGTTGATTTGGATAAAACTGTCTTAGTTGGACGAGATAATATCGTTGTCATTCGTAAAACCTTTGGTAGGACAAAAATTATCGTTCCGATTGATGTAGAAGTCTCGCTGTCTGCCACCAGTATTTATGGACGGGTAAATTTTCTAGGAGATTCGCAATGGGATTTGCGAAATGAAAGCATAGCAGTCAATACTGCAGACTATCAAGAAGCACATAAACGGGTGAAGGTTGTTACCAACAGCATCCTAGGGGATGTGGAGGTGATCCGCGTATGA
- a CDS encoding bifunctional Cof-type HAD-IIB family hydrolase/peptidylprolyl isomerase codes for MDAKLKYKAKKIKIVFFDIDDTLRVKHTGYIPASIQQVFKSLKDRGILTGIASGRTPYGLVPEIKALHPDYFVMINGSYVEDAKSKVVYHRPMPQNLVEAVLNWAQGIGIEYGMLGSQKGTLSARTDRINQVIDLIYEGLEIAPDFYRENDIYQLLTFERDGEEVELPEALQADLRSVRWDAISSDIVLKDSSKATGVAKIVEKLGLKPENVLVFGDGLNDIELFDYAGISIAMGHSHPELQKHADYITKKVEEDGIFDALEKLGMAEKEKYFPQLDLANVDGPVAHIRTNHGTMTLKLFPEIAPKTVANFIALSKDGYYDGIIFHRIIKDFMIQGGDPTGTGMGGESIYGSAFEDEFSMEAFNLRGALSMANAGPNTNGSQFFIVQNQNFPYNAKELERGGWPKEIAAVYAENGGTPHLDQRHTVFGHLADEASFAVLDTIAAVDTNSADRPNEDVVIETIEIED; via the coding sequence ATGGACGCAAAACTAAAGTATAAAGCTAAAAAAATTAAGATTGTCTTTTTTGATATTGATGATACCTTACGTGTTAAGCATACGGGATATATCCCTGCCTCTATTCAGCAAGTTTTTAAATCTTTGAAAGACAGGGGGATTTTGACAGGGATTGCGTCAGGGCGTACACCTTATGGTTTGGTTCCTGAAATTAAGGCGCTTCACCCCGATTATTTTGTCATGATCAATGGCTCCTACGTAGAAGATGCTAAAAGTAAGGTAGTCTACCATCGACCGATGCCTCAGAACTTGGTAGAAGCAGTCTTAAACTGGGCCCAAGGTATTGGGATAGAGTATGGTATGCTTGGTAGTCAGAAAGGGACTCTTTCGGCACGAACCGATCGGATCAACCAAGTGATTGATCTCATTTATGAAGGATTAGAAATAGCACCGGATTTTTATAGAGAAAATGACATCTATCAATTATTGACATTTGAACGGGATGGAGAAGAAGTTGAACTTCCAGAAGCATTGCAGGCAGATTTACGTAGTGTTCGCTGGGATGCCATTTCGTCAGATATTGTTTTAAAAGACTCCTCGAAAGCAACCGGTGTAGCCAAGATTGTTGAAAAACTTGGTTTAAAACCTGAAAATGTTCTCGTATTCGGAGATGGGCTCAACGATATTGAGCTATTCGATTATGCTGGAATCAGCATCGCTATGGGACATTCTCATCCAGAATTGCAAAAACATGCAGATTACATCACAAAAAAAGTAGAAGAAGATGGCATTTTTGATGCCTTGGAGAAATTAGGTATGGCAGAAAAAGAAAAGTATTTTCCACAATTAGACTTAGCAAACGTTGATGGACCAGTAGCTCATATTAGAACCAATCATGGGACAATGACCCTAAAGCTATTTCCAGAAATTGCTCCAAAGACGGTAGCGAATTTTATTGCTCTTTCTAAAGATGGTTACTATGACGGGATTATTTTTCACCGTATTATTAAAGATTTTATGATCCAAGGTGGAGACCCAACTGGAACTGGTATGGGCGGTGAATCTATCTATGGTTCGGCTTTTGAAGATGAATTTTCAATGGAAGCCTTCAATCTCCGCGGTGCTTTGTCAATGGCTAATGCAGGCCCTAATACCAATGGAAGCCAATTTTTCATTGTTCAAAATCAAAACTTCCCCTACAACGCAAAGGAATTAGAACGTGGTGGATGGCCAAAAGAAATTGCGGCAGTCTATGCTGAAAATGGTGGTACTCCACATCTAGACCAACGTCATACCGTATTTGGTCATCTAGCAGATGAAGCCTCCTTTGCTGTATTGGATACAATTGCGGCAGTTGATACCAATTCTGCTGACCGTCCGAATGAAGATGTTGTGATTGAAACAATTGAAATAGAGGATTAA
- a CDS encoding envelope stress sensor histidine kinase LiaS, with protein sequence MRKRTYLLLAWFASLIVFVVIASILPLLNYSLLDIKLWISTEQLIFTLILLVIVLTLFLAVVVQTVSLISTQVMRAKIQAILKNKSIRTDTEHDQLLLQLSDKVRNLTRQVQLVDNQDLVKKEEIVEGERKRIARDLHDTVSQELFATSMILSGLSTNLMALPQETLQEQLILVKDMIESAQRDLRILLLHLRPSELEGKTLVEGFELILREVSDKSNVIVHFQHEVEELPKLIEEHLFRIAQEIISNTLRHAKAKHLDVYLIQKETELQLKMTDDGVGFQQEMDEELSYGLQNIRERVEDMAGTISIRTAPNKGVAIDIRIPLLKGKEDEDDSSDVG encoded by the coding sequence ATGAGAAAACGGACGTACCTACTCTTAGCTTGGTTTGCTAGCTTGATTGTTTTTGTTGTCATTGCTTCCATTCTTCCGCTCTTGAATTATTCCCTTTTAGATATAAAATTATGGATTTCAACAGAGCAATTGATTTTCACTTTGATTCTCTTAGTGATTGTTTTGACATTATTTTTAGCAGTTGTCGTGCAAACCGTCAGTTTAATTTCAACTCAAGTTATGAGAGCCAAGATACAGGCTATATTGAAGAATAAAAGTATTCGTACCGATACCGAACATGATCAACTGCTACTCCAATTATCTGATAAGGTAAGAAATCTGACTCGACAAGTGCAGTTAGTAGACAATCAAGATTTGGTTAAGAAAGAGGAAATCGTTGAAGGTGAGCGAAAACGAATTGCCAGAGATTTACACGATACTGTCAGTCAAGAATTATTTGCAACCAGTATGATTTTATCTGGTCTCTCAACCAATCTCATGGCTCTTCCACAGGAAACCCTACAAGAACAATTGATTTTGGTAAAAGATATGATTGAGTCTGCCCAGAGGGATTTGCGTATCCTCCTCCTCCATCTTCGGCCAAGTGAACTTGAAGGAAAGACACTGGTTGAGGGCTTTGAGTTGATTTTACGTGAAGTGAGTGACAAGAGCAATGTTATTGTTCACTTCCAACATGAAGTGGAAGAGCTACCAAAATTAATTGAAGAACATCTTTTTCGCATTGCTCAGGAGATTATTAGCAATACCTTGCGGCATGCTAAAGCCAAACATTTAGATGTATATTTGATTCAAAAAGAAACCGAGCTACAGTTGAAAATGACAGACGATGGAGTTGGTTTCCAGCAAGAAATGGATGAAGAATTAAGTTATGGTCTACAAAATATCCGAGAGAGGGTTGAGGATATGGCAGGGACCATTAGCATCCGCACAGCACCAAATAAGGGGGTAGCAATTGATATTCGCATCCCACTATTGAAAGGAAAAGAAGATGAAGACGATTCGAGTGATGTTGGTTGA
- the hpf gene encoding ribosome hibernation-promoting factor, HPF/YfiA family: protein MIKFSIRGENLEVTDALRTYVEDKVAKIEKYFNEDQDLNAKVNLKIYRDKRAKVEVTIPVGAVTLRAEDISQEMYGSIDLVVDKIERQIRRNKTKIERKHRQKVATGQVFTDELVEQTGEEVKVVRTKQVDLKPMDMEEAILQLELLGHDFFIYTDANDGTTNVLYKREDGDLGLLEVRQ from the coding sequence ATGATTAAATTCAGTATTCGTGGAGAAAACCTTGAAGTAACAGATGCGCTTCGTACATATGTTGAAGATAAAGTAGCAAAGATTGAGAAATATTTCAACGAAGATCAAGACTTGAATGCGAAAGTGAATCTAAAAATTTATCGTGATAAGCGCGCCAAAGTAGAAGTAACAATTCCGGTTGGTGCTGTGACACTGCGTGCAGAAGATATTTCACAAGAGATGTACGGTTCTATTGATCTCGTAGTTGATAAGATTGAACGTCAGATTCGTCGCAATAAGACAAAGATTGAAAGAAAGCATCGTCAAAAAGTTGCTACAGGTCAAGTTTTCACGGATGAATTAGTTGAACAGACTGGTGAAGAAGTAAAAGTAGTCCGTACAAAACAGGTTGACTTGAAGCCGATGGATATGGAAGAAGCAATTCTTCAATTAGAATTACTCGGACATGATTTCTTTATCTATACAGATGCTAATGATGGTACAACAAATGTACTATATAAGCGCGAAGATGGAGACCTAGGACTCTTAGAAGTGCGCCAATAA
- a CDS encoding ComF family protein encodes MSNCLLCAQPLKTKTRFTESIFFSKPPSAVCPDCFASFVEIAEHHCLYCYKSNCSNTCRDCQYWQAQGRTVSHTALYEYNEAMASYFSQYKFQGDYILRKVFAKKLKMALSQYPDYTIVPIPLSSDRLAERGFNQVEGLLEAANIPYQSFLGKDDSERQSSKSRIERLKTDQVFYLLKESEVPDKILLFDDIYTTGATLQLAISLFLKIGRKEIKTFSLTR; translated from the coding sequence ATGTCTAACTGTTTACTATGCGCTCAGCCCCTTAAAACGAAAACGAGATTTACCGAATCCATATTTTTTAGCAAGCCCCCGTCGGCTGTCTGTCCAGACTGTTTTGCATCTTTTGTAGAAATAGCAGAGCACCACTGTCTGTACTGTTATAAAAGTAATTGTTCAAATACCTGTAGGGATTGTCAGTACTGGCAGGCCCAAGGAAGAACTGTTTCACATACGGCACTTTATGAATATAATGAAGCTATGGCAAGTTACTTTAGTCAATATAAATTCCAAGGCGACTATATTTTAAGAAAAGTTTTTGCTAAAAAGCTTAAAATGGCGCTAAGTCAATATCCGGATTATACTATTGTACCCATTCCTCTCAGCTCAGATCGTCTAGCAGAGCGTGGTTTTAACCAAGTAGAAGGTCTTCTAGAAGCAGCCAATATTCCTTACCAGTCGTTTTTAGGAAAAGATGATAGCGAAAGACAGTCTTCCAAAAGTAGGATAGAACGCCTGAAAACTGATCAGGTTTTCTATCTTCTGAAAGAAAGTGAGGTGCCAGATAAAATATTATTATTTGATGATATTTATACAACAGGGGCTACACTTCAGCTAGCCATAAGCCTTTTCCTGAAAATAGGAAGGAAAGAAATCAAAACATTTTCATTAACTCGGTAA
- a CDS encoding response regulator transcription factor, which produces MKTIRVMLVDDHEMVRLGLKSYLNLQADVDVVAEASDGEEGLNRALEVKPDVVVMDLVMPKMTGVEATLALLKEWPQAQILILTSYLDNEKIYPVLEAGARGYMLKTSSADEILAAIRKVAQGEFAIETEVEKKVEYHKHHPELHDDLTVREREILTLLAKGYDNQRIADESFISLKTVKTHVSNILSKLAVSDRTQAVVYAFQHGLVAQDDQ; this is translated from the coding sequence ATGAAGACGATTCGAGTGATGTTGGTTGATGATCATGAAATGGTTCGCTTAGGCTTAAAAAGCTATTTAAATTTACAGGCCGATGTTGATGTTGTAGCGGAAGCTAGCGATGGAGAGGAAGGTTTGAATAGAGCCTTGGAGGTCAAACCGGATGTTGTGGTGATGGATTTGGTCATGCCAAAGATGACGGGGGTAGAAGCAACCTTGGCCCTACTAAAAGAATGGCCTCAGGCGCAGATTCTCATTTTGACTTCTTATCTGGATAATGAAAAGATTTATCCAGTCCTTGAAGCTGGAGCGCGTGGTTATATGCTAAAAACTTCCAGTGCAGATGAAATTTTAGCAGCCATTCGGAAAGTTGCGCAGGGAGAATTTGCCATCGAAACAGAAGTAGAGAAAAAGGTGGAATACCACAAACACCATCCTGAGTTACATGATGATTTGACAGTGCGTGAGCGGGAAATTTTGACACTCCTAGCCAAGGGATATGATAACCAACGCATTGCAGATGAGTCCTTTATCTCGTTGAAAACAGTCAAAACCCACGTTTCAAATATTCTCTCTAAACTCGCAGTTAGTGACCGGACTCAGGCAGTAGTTTATGCCTTTCAACATGGCTTGGTGGCACAAGACGATCAATAA
- a CDS encoding IS3 family transposase, whose translation MEKRYSISRLCAYLGFPRSSYYLWLSNGKPEHKRFNPDLAQGITAVFNETQKGYRFICYQLRRKYDIFCHPKTVLRYMRILGLKSPIRKKRYHSCTQREINEKARHVHYNVLARNFKAERPLQKLTTDVSYVYHKQGRMFLSVIKDCYDNSILAYTLSDYNDNQLVFENLDLVFNENWDATHICVLHSDQGFQYTNQLYLRKLDQYGVTISHSGKGNCYDNASCENFFSHLKSESLRLFPPNNRDELSQQIKEYMDWYNYDRPQEILKGMTPMEFRESYLTN comes from the coding sequence ATTGAAAAACGTTATTCCATCTCCCGTTTATGTGCCTATTTGGGTTTCCCTAGGTCATCATACTACCTCTGGTTAAGCAATGGAAAACCTGAACACAAGCGGTTTAACCCTGACCTAGCACAGGGCATTACAGCTGTTTTTAATGAGACTCAGAAAGGTTATCGTTTCATTTGTTATCAACTGAGAAGAAAATACGATATTTTCTGTCATCCTAAAACTGTCCTACGCTATATGCGTATTCTGGGTTTGAAGTCGCCAATTCGAAAGAAACGCTATCATTCTTGCACACAGCGTGAGATAAATGAAAAGGCAAGACACGTCCACTACAACGTGCTTGCCCGAAACTTTAAAGCAGAACGTCCTCTCCAGAAACTAACAACGGATGTCAGTTATGTTTACCACAAACAGGGAAGGATGTTCCTTAGCGTCATAAAAGATTGTTATGACAACTCTATTCTAGCATATACTCTTTCAGATTATAACGATAATCAGCTCGTTTTTGAAAATTTAGACCTCGTCTTCAATGAAAATTGGGATGCCACACACATTTGTGTCTTGCATTCTGATCAAGGTTTTCAGTACACCAACCAACTTTATCTCAGAAAACTAGATCAGTATGGTGTTACGATTTCCCATTCTGGAAAAGGGAATTGTTATGACAATGCTTCTTGTGAAAATTTCTTTTCCCATCTCAAGAGTGAGTCCTTACGACTCTTTCCTCCTAATAACAGAGATGAACTCAGCCAACAAATTAAAGAATACATGGACTGGTATAACTATGATAGACCACAAGAAATATTAAAAGGTATGACCCCTATGGAATTCAGGGAGTCATACCTTACTAACTAA
- a CDS encoding DEAD/DEAH box helicase: MNELQDYYGRLFTRNQLTAVERERAQIIPSITEKKTCFRCGTPFEEEYQLPNGAFYCRACLLLGRVRSDEKLYYFPQRDFPKNTCLQWKGRLTNWQQTISDALCANVEKRQATLVHAVTGAGKTEMIYHTVASVIDSGGAVCLASPRIDVCIELYKRLQQDFSVPISLLHGESEAYFRTPMVIATTHQLLKFYRAFDLLLIDEVDAFPYADNPVLYRAVDNAVKPDGVQVFLTATSTDQLEKKIKAGKLERLSLPRRFHGNPLVVPQKIWFSQFEQYLKKGRLTPKLAKVIQHQRKTGYPLLIFVPEIGKGMEFTKVVKKAFPNENIGFVSSQTENRLEIVEGFRNKNITILISTTILERGVTFPCVDVFVIQANHYLYSSSSLVQIAGRVGRSQERPTGLLHFFHEGSTRAIEKSIAEIKQMNKEAGYV, translated from the coding sequence ATGAATGAATTACAAGATTACTATGGAAGACTATTTACCAGGAATCAACTAACAGCAGTTGAGAGGGAAAGAGCGCAGATAATTCCAAGTATTACAGAGAAAAAAACTTGTTTCAGATGCGGAACTCCCTTTGAAGAAGAATACCAGTTGCCAAATGGAGCTTTTTATTGCCGAGCCTGTTTGCTTTTAGGAAGGGTACGCTCGGACGAAAAACTTTACTATTTTCCACAGAGAGACTTTCCTAAAAATACCTGCTTACAGTGGAAAGGACGACTGACCAATTGGCAACAAACCATTTCTGATGCTCTTTGCGCCAATGTTGAGAAAAGGCAAGCTACGCTGGTTCATGCAGTAACAGGAGCTGGAAAAACAGAGATGATATATCATACAGTAGCTTCTGTTATTGATAGTGGTGGAGCAGTTTGTTTAGCTAGTCCACGAATTGATGTTTGTATCGAACTCTATAAACGCTTGCAGCAGGATTTTTCAGTTCCAATTAGTCTCTTGCACGGAGAATCAGAGGCCTACTTTAGAACCCCCATGGTTATTGCTACAACTCATCAGCTCTTAAAATTTTATCGTGCTTTTGATTTGCTTTTGATTGATGAAGTAGATGCCTTTCCATACGCAGATAATCCTGTTCTTTATCGGGCAGTAGACAATGCAGTAAAACCAGATGGTGTACAGGTATTTTTGACAGCTACTTCAACAGATCAACTTGAGAAAAAGATAAAAGCAGGAAAACTAGAACGCCTTAGTTTGCCCAGACGATTTCATGGCAATCCACTAGTAGTACCACAAAAAATTTGGTTCAGCCAATTTGAACAGTATCTAAAGAAAGGTAGATTGACCCCTAAGCTGGCAAAGGTTATCCAGCATCAGCGAAAGACAGGCTATCCCTTGCTAATATTTGTTCCAGAAATCGGAAAAGGGATGGAATTTACAAAGGTAGTCAAAAAAGCATTTCCTAATGAAAACATTGGTTTTGTTTCCAGTCAGACAGAAAATCGCCTGGAGATAGTAGAAGGATTTCGCAATAAAAACATCACCATTTTAATCTCAACCACCATTCTTGAACGCGGTGTAACCTTCCCTTGTGTTGATGTCTTTGTTATTCAGGCCAATCATTATCTCTATAGTTCATCTAGTTTAGTTCAAATAGCAGGTCGAGTTGGTCGCAGCCAAGAACGACCAACAGGGCTTCTACATTTTTTTCACGAAGGAAGCACGCGGGCGATTGAAAAGTCCATCGCTGAAATCAAACAAATGAATAAGGAGGCAGGTTATGTCTAA
- the cysK gene encoding cysteine synthase A translates to MAIYQNITQLVGKTPIIKLNNVVPKDAAEVYVKLEAFNPGSSVKDRIALAMIEDAEKAGIIKPGDTIVEPTSGNTGIGLAWVGAAKGYKVIIVMPETMSIERRKIIQAYGAELVLTPGSEGMNGAIAKAQEIAEEQNAWVPLQFANPSNPKVHENTTGQEILEDFGPTGLDAFISGVGTGGTVSGVSHVLKEANPAIAIYAVEADESAVLSGEMPGPHKIQGISAGFIPDTLDTQAYDGVIRVKSDDALATGRAIGGQEGFLVGISSGAAIHAAIKVAKELGAGKKVLAILADNGERYLSTTLYESDN, encoded by the coding sequence ATGGCAATTTATCAAAATATTACTCAACTAGTCGGAAAAACACCGATTATCAAATTAAATAATGTTGTTCCCAAAGATGCAGCAGAAGTCTATGTCAAGCTAGAAGCTTTCAATCCTGGCTCTTCTGTGAAAGATCGGATTGCTCTAGCTATGATTGAAGATGCTGAAAAAGCTGGAATCATCAAGCCTGGTGATACAATCGTAGAACCAACAAGCGGAAATACAGGCATTGGTTTAGCTTGGGTCGGAGCGGCAAAAGGATATAAGGTTATCATTGTTATGCCTGAAACCATGAGTATCGAGCGCCGTAAAATCATCCAGGCTTACGGTGCGGAATTGGTCTTAACTCCTGGAAGTGAAGGGATGAATGGAGCTATTGCTAAAGCTCAAGAAATTGCTGAAGAACAAAATGCTTGGGTTCCTCTTCAATTTGCCAATCCGTCCAATCCAAAAGTTCATGAAAATACAACAGGACAAGAAATTTTGGAGGACTTTGGTCCTACTGGTTTGGATGCCTTTATATCAGGTGTAGGCACTGGTGGGACTGTTAGCGGAGTATCTCATGTCCTCAAAGAGGCAAACCCCGCTATTGCTATCTACGCTGTTGAGGCCGATGAGTCCGCTGTACTTTCTGGAGAAATGCCTGGTCCTCATAAAATTCAGGGAATTTCAGCTGGTTTCATCCCTGATACCTTAGATACTCAGGCCTATGATGGTGTTATCCGTGTAAAATCAGATGATGCTTTGGCTACGGGACGTGCGATCGGTGGTCAGGAAGGGTTCCTTGTTGGTATTTCTTCTGGCGCTGCTATTCATGCAGCAATCAAGGTTGCAAAAGAATTAGGAGCCGGCAAAAAAGTCTTGGCTATCTTAGCAGACAATGGCGAGCGTTATTTATCCACTACACTATACGAATCTGACAACTAA
- a CDS encoding S1 RNA-binding domain-containing protein: protein MKIGDKIKGTVTGIQPYGAFVQLENGRTGLIHISEIKTGFVDNVYDHLKIGKEVLVQVVDFDEYTGKISLSIRTLEEEQHKLPRHHRFTNDRNKIGFSPLAKNLPRWIKEAKDYLKEQKEKKD, encoded by the coding sequence ATGAAGATTGGAGATAAAATCAAGGGTACGGTAACAGGTATCCAGCCCTACGGTGCCTTTGTACAATTGGAAAATGGAAGGACGGGACTGATTCATATCTCGGAAATCAAAACAGGCTTTGTTGATAATGTTTATGATCACCTAAAAATAGGGAAAGAAGTGTTAGTGCAGGTTGTTGATTTTGACGAGTACACTGGAAAAATTAGTTTGTCCATTCGTACTCTTGAAGAAGAACAACACAAACTACCACGCCATCACCGTTTTACAAATGATCGTAATAAGATTGGTTTCTCCCCTCTGGCTAAAAACTTACCAAGATGGATTAAGGAAGCAAAAGATTATCTCAAAGAACAAAAAGAAAAGAAGGATTAG
- a CDS encoding YigZ family protein, which yields MKEFKTIKEDGIIEEEIKKSRFICFMKRVTNEEEARKFINKIKKEHYKAAHNCSAFILGENMEIKRSSDDGEPSGTAGIPMLTVLENHELTNVVTVVTRYFGGVKLGTGGLIRAYAGAVAKAVKEIGMVQVKEQEGLFISMSYAQYQEFANWRSVHGLEEHETQFTTDVSTMIFVDMKDVGQTVASLTEFYHGKVLVEQADSRVVEVPIH from the coding sequence ATGAAAGAATTTAAAACGATTAAAGAAGATGGTATTATTGAGGAAGAGATAAAAAAATCTCGCTTTATCTGTTTTATGAAACGAGTGACAAACGAAGAAGAGGCTCGCAAGTTTATCAATAAGATAAAAAAAGAACACTACAAGGCTGCCCATAACTGCTCTGCCTTTATTCTTGGAGAAAACATGGAGATAAAACGCTCATCTGATGATGGTGAGCCTTCTGGAACGGCTGGGATACCTATGTTAACTGTCCTAGAAAATCATGAGCTAACCAATGTGGTGACTGTCGTTACTCGCTATTTTGGTGGAGTCAAGCTGGGGACTGGGGGACTGATTCGTGCTTATGCTGGAGCAGTTGCTAAAGCGGTAAAAGAAATCGGTATGGTACAGGTTAAGGAGCAAGAAGGACTGTTCATTTCCATGTCCTATGCTCAATACCAAGAATTTGCTAATTGGAGATCCGTACATGGCTTGGAAGAACATGAAACTCAATTCACTACTGATGTTTCTACAATGATTTTTGTTGACATGAAAGATGTTGGACAAACTGTGGCAAGTCTCACGGAATTTTACCATGGAAAAGTTTTGGTAGAACAAGCGGATTCTAGGGTTGTTGAAGTTCCTATCCATTGA